A single window of Meiothermus sp. DNA harbors:
- a CDS encoding RsmD family RNA methyltransferase, translated as MLRILGGTAKGVVLKVPESARPSPVRLRKALFDYLRFRYPRRGRFLDLYAGSGAVGLEAASEGFEATLVEKDPQAIRYLRENAAKARLKVRIEGVAVERYLLDAKRQGLRFTVAFMAPPYPHDLLQDFARLLEARLVEPEGLYILQHPTDLTLPLGERREYGFNTLSIIEAEAVEAETT; from the coding sequence GTGCTGCGAATCCTAGGTGGAACCGCCAAAGGGGTGGTGCTCAAGGTGCCGGAATCGGCCAGGCCCAGTCCGGTGCGGCTGCGTAAAGCCCTGTTCGACTATTTGCGTTTTCGCTACCCCCGCAGGGGCCGCTTCCTGGATTTATATGCGGGCAGTGGTGCGGTTGGCCTCGAGGCCGCCTCGGAGGGTTTCGAGGCCACCCTGGTGGAGAAAGACCCCCAGGCCATTCGGTACCTGCGCGAGAACGCCGCCAAGGCCCGCCTCAAGGTTCGGATCGAAGGGGTGGCTGTGGAGCGCTACTTGCTGGATGCAAAGCGGCAGGGTCTACGCTTTACGGTGGCTTTCATGGCCCCGCCCTATCCCCACGACCTATTGCAAGATTTTGCCCGGTTGCTCGAGGCCCGCTTGGTCGAACCAGAGGGGTTGTATATTTTGCAACACCCCACCGACCTGACCCTGCCCCTGGGAGAGCGCCGGGAGTATGGCTTCAATACCCTCAGCATCATCGAAGCCGAGGCAGTGGAAGCCGAAACAACCTAA
- a CDS encoding G8 domain-containing protein, with product MKRWWSLLLIALLIACDGSGAGTNPSRTGRWSDPQTWPGGQVPRAGEVVTIPADLAVVLDVSPPPLKGINVYGILRFDDKDLELSADWIMVHGKLEVGTPERPFRKRAVITLTGNNPSENQMGMGTKVLGVMGGTLDLHGEPRKGWTKLAQTAPRGATQITVLDARDWRVGDRIVLASTDYNPHQAEVRTITALNGNTLTLDQPLQYPHFGQITFGVDQRGEVGLLSRNVVVQGDESSSTTGFGGHIMGMIGSTLRVSGVELFRMGQLDQLARYPFHWHLMGQAPGQYIKNSSIHQSFNRCVTIHGTSGVEVVGNVAYDNLGHCYFLEDGAETKNLLQDNLGILTRKPDPNKGQKGVIPTDRTPATFWITHPDNIVRNNVAAGSDHTGFWYALPEHPTGPSATLTVWPRRTPLGEFSGNVSHSSWDGLMVDRGPNQETLEAEPTIYNPRTNPADTQNQYDNTKNPPVVAVFQNHTAYKHRGNAIWLRGTNHKVVGAKLADNAIGVTFASWETTLEDSLVVGDTDNKGYPESWEFRGVDGRSLPRPWAASSGGPIADNFPIRGFEFYDGKVGFRNVEFVNFQPLQIQNAQGSQTATREAGALSYLRFTAFDIDSRNFAEGARFTNAKPVYLPPRPEPTPEEVAEHENADGYRGSVFIDADGSVGGSRGYAIVLNHPFLLDTNCNLRAEWNASICNYSYGRLHILNESGGDIAPVSLTRQDGSNPVFRMWGAPNNLNFFGATVIKNRSYALSLTGAMPSKLKLRFADSAPGDFITLTLPYSGEPSIYRDYWIDNRNKLPRAASKAEFDSSNGDRYWSEGGRVFVKLVVRDQPGRDWAVLDICANDLCR from the coding sequence ATGAAACGCTGGTGGAGCTTGCTACTGATAGCCTTGCTAATCGCATGCGACGGCAGCGGGGCCGGAACCAACCCAAGCCGCACCGGCCGCTGGTCTGACCCCCAGACCTGGCCTGGCGGGCAGGTTCCCCGTGCGGGCGAAGTGGTTACTATTCCTGCCGACCTGGCCGTTGTGCTGGACGTGAGCCCACCGCCGCTGAAGGGCATTAATGTATACGGAATCCTGCGCTTCGACGACAAAGACCTGGAGCTGAGCGCCGACTGGATTATGGTGCACGGCAAACTCGAGGTCGGCACCCCCGAGCGCCCTTTCCGCAAGCGCGCCGTCATCACCCTTACCGGCAACAACCCCAGCGAAAACCAGATGGGCATGGGTACCAAGGTACTTGGGGTGATGGGTGGAACTCTAGATCTTCATGGGGAACCGCGCAAAGGCTGGACCAAGCTGGCCCAGACCGCACCCAGGGGGGCCACCCAGATCACCGTACTGGATGCCCGCGACTGGCGAGTGGGAGACCGCATCGTGCTGGCTTCTACCGACTACAACCCCCACCAAGCCGAAGTACGCACCATTACAGCGCTCAACGGCAACACCCTCACCCTAGACCAACCCCTCCAGTACCCGCATTTTGGCCAGATTACCTTTGGGGTAGACCAGCGCGGCGAGGTGGGGCTGCTCTCGCGCAATGTGGTGGTGCAGGGCGACGAATCCTCGAGTACCACCGGTTTTGGCGGCCACATCATGGGCATGATAGGCAGTACCCTACGGGTTTCGGGGGTGGAGCTCTTCCGCATGGGGCAGCTCGACCAATTGGCCCGCTATCCGTTCCACTGGCATCTGATGGGCCAGGCGCCCGGGCAGTACATCAAAAACTCTTCCATCCACCAAAGCTTCAACCGCTGCGTGACCATCCACGGCACCAGCGGGGTCGAGGTAGTCGGCAACGTAGCCTACGACAACCTGGGCCACTGCTATTTTCTGGAAGACGGGGCCGAGACCAAAAACCTTTTACAAGACAACCTGGGTATCCTGACCCGCAAACCCGACCCCAACAAGGGCCAGAAAGGGGTCATCCCCACCGACCGTACCCCTGCCACGTTCTGGATTACCCATCCAGACAACATCGTGCGCAACAATGTGGCCGCGGGCTCCGACCACACCGGCTTCTGGTACGCCCTGCCCGAACATCCCACCGGGCCTTCGGCTACCCTCACCGTCTGGCCCCGCCGCACCCCACTGGGTGAGTTTTCCGGCAATGTCTCGCACTCGAGCTGGGACGGCCTGATGGTAGACCGGGGCCCCAACCAAGAAACCCTCGAGGCCGAACCCACCATCTACAACCCCCGCACCAACCCCGCCGACACCCAAAACCAGTACGACAACACCAAAAACCCGCCTGTGGTGGCCGTTTTCCAGAACCACACCGCCTACAAACACCGCGGCAACGCCATCTGGCTGCGCGGCACCAACCACAAGGTGGTGGGGGCCAAACTGGCCGACAACGCCATCGGCGTTACCTTTGCCTCCTGGGAGACCACCCTGGAAGACTCGCTGGTGGTGGGCGATACCGACAACAAAGGCTACCCGGAAAGCTGGGAGTTCCGTGGGGTGGATGGACGCAGCCTGCCCAGGCCCTGGGCCGCTAGCAGTGGTGGCCCCATTGCCGACAACTTCCCCATCCGCGGCTTCGAGTTCTACGATGGCAAGGTTGGCTTCCGTAATGTGGAGTTTGTGAACTTCCAGCCCCTGCAAATCCAGAATGCCCAGGGCAGCCAGACCGCTACCCGCGAGGCCGGGGCCCTGAGCTACCTGCGCTTTACCGCTTTCGACATAGACAGCCGCAACTTTGCCGAGGGCGCCCGCTTTACCAACGCCAAACCGGTCTACCTGCCTCCCAGACCAGAGCCCACCCCTGAAGAAGTCGCCGAGCACGAAAACGCCGATGGCTACCGCGGCAGCGTCTTCATCGATGCCGATGGTTCCGTTGGCGGGAGCCGGGGATACGCCATCGTGCTCAACCATCCCTTTTTGCTCGACACCAACTGCAACCTCCGGGCCGAGTGGAACGCTAGTATCTGCAACTACAGCTATGGACGGCTGCACATCCTGAACGAGAGCGGCGGCGACATTGCCCCGGTCTCCCTCACCCGACAAGACGGCAGCAATCCGGTCTTCCGCATGTGGGGGGCCCCCAACAACCTGAACTTCTTTGGCGCTACGGTCATTAAGAATCGAAGCTACGCGCTGAGCCTAACGGGTGCCATGCCCAGCAAGCTGAAGCTGCGTTTTGCCGATAGTGCGCCGGGAGACTTCATCACCCTTACCCTGCCTTATAGCGGCGAGCCCAGCATCTACCGCGACTACTGGATTGACAACCGCAACAAGCTACCCCGTGCCGCTTCTAAAGCCGAGTTCGATAGCAGCAACGGCGACCGTTATTGGAGCGAAGGGGGCAGGGTTTTTGTGAAGCTGGTTGTACGCGACCAGCCCGGCCGCGACTGGGCGGTGCTGGACATCTGCGCCAACGACCTTTGCCGCTAG
- the coaD gene encoding pantetheine-phosphate adenylyltransferase → MHVVYPGSFDPLHNGHFDVIQRASRHFAKVTVAVLENPSKRGLWLFSPHERVEIIRQAVGAARLTNVEVDTFTGLLADYMKQVNSKVIVKGLRAVSDYENELQMAHLNRQYGNHPETFFIMAATRWSFVSSTMIKEIARYGGDVSKLVPPATVAALRAKLNSGE, encoded by the coding sequence ATGCATGTGGTTTATCCGGGGAGCTTCGACCCTTTGCACAACGGGCACTTCGACGTAATTCAACGGGCCTCGAGGCATTTCGCCAAAGTGACCGTGGCGGTGCTGGAGAACCCTTCCAAAAGGGGCTTATGGCTATTTTCCCCACACGAGCGGGTGGAGATTATTCGCCAGGCTGTGGGCGCGGCCCGGCTTACCAACGTGGAGGTAGATACCTTCACGGGCCTGCTGGCCGACTATATGAAGCAGGTCAACTCGAAGGTAATCGTCAAGGGTTTGCGGGCCGTCTCCGACTACGAGAACGAGCTTCAGATGGCCCACCTCAACCGCCAGTACGGCAACCACCCCGAGACTTTTTTCATCATGGCGGCTACCCGCTGGTCGTTTGTTTCCTCGACCATGATCAAGGAGATTGCTCGGTATGGAGGCGATGTGTCGAAGCTGGTACCCCCCGCTACGGTAGCGGCTTTGCGGGCAAAACTGAACTCAGGGGAGTAG